A portion of the Tenacibaculum todarodis genome contains these proteins:
- the rplL gene encoding 50S ribosomal protein L7/L12 translates to MADLKDFAEQLVNLSVKDVNELADILKEEYGIEPAAAAVAVAGPAAGGGDAADEQTEFDVILTAAGGSKLAVVKLVKELTGLGLKEAKGIVDSAPAAVKEGVSKDEAEGLKKSLEEAGAEVELK, encoded by the coding sequence ATGGCAGATTTAAAAGATTTCGCAGAACAGTTAGTTAACTTATCAGTAAAAGACGTTAACGAATTAGCTGATATTTTAAAAGAAGAGTACGGTATTGAGCCAGCAGCAGCAGCAGTAGCTGTAGCAGGACCAGCAGCAGGAGGCGGAGACGCAGCTGATGAGCAAACTGAATTTGACGTTATATTAACAGCAGCAGGTGGTTCTAAATTAGCAGTTGTAAAATTAGTTAAAGAATTAACTGGTTTAGGTCTTAAAGAAGCTAAAGGTATCGTAGATAGCGCACCAGCAGCAGTAAAAGAAGGAGTATCTAAAGATGAGGCTGAAGGTCTTAAAAAATCTTTAGAAGAAGCTGGAGCTGAAGTAGAGCTTAAGTAA